The nucleotide window GTTTGAGGCATCTCCAGCATCATCAATACGGTTTTAAGTTTTTCCCGCAACTGCAAGGCCCGTTGATTATCAGCATCCACCAAAATAGCCTTTTCCACAATTTCCAAAGCCTCGGCATACTTGCTTTGCGAATACATCGCCTCGGCTTGCTGCAGAATTTTTTTAATTTCATCCGCCTGCATAGTCCTGACCGATGTCCCGAATCCCAGTGACGCTGTCAAAAAATGCGTCCCGCCGAAAATATCCATCAGCTTAAAGGCATAATCAATCGCCATCGTCCGCCACTGTACACCGGCACCGGCCTGAAGTCCCTCGGTATCATAACCCAGTTTATATCCCACTCGCAGATTGACGATGTCGGCAAAAGAATATTCCAGTCCGAGATTGGCATGAATCACATTGTCCAGCGCCTGCACCAAATCCAGTGTTCCCAAAACAGCATGCCGGCCGGCCAACCTCATTTCATAGCCAACGCCGCCGCGAATCATCATTGGCAACTGCTCAGACTCCGCATCAAAACTGGAAAGATATCCTAAATTGAGAAATGACAACCCAAACGTAAGCTGCTCATCCATGGCATACAATGTCCCCAAATCGAGCGCAATCCCGGAAGCACTTAGATCAGCCAGCTTCCGGTGAATAATCTTCAAACTCGCACCGGCTGATAAACCTGCCAGATGAACAAACGGCGATATATCCCGTGCATAAGAAAACTGCACACCCAGATCATAGGCTTGCAGCATCCCGGTGCTGTTTCCATTCACATCCAGACTGGGTATTTCAGGCATATGCAGGAAATAAATCGCTGTTCCAAGTGTGCCCACCCCAACAACCGGCCGGGCATACGCCAATGCCTCGTACTGCGTCTCCGCAATCCAATTCAAATGCGTGGCTGAGAGCATATTCATTTCCAGGCCGGTCAGACCGGCCGGGTTGTAGAACATGGCATTGACATCACCTTTCACTGCTGTAAAAGCCTCACCCATACCGGCCGCACCGGCGCCCAGTCCGATTTTAAGAAAATCCGCACCAGTGGTTCCCCGTTCAGATGTCTGTACCGCAGATGCGGTCCCGATGAGAATGACTGCGACGCAGAATAATCTTTTATAATTTTTCATCGGATCACCACCACCTTTTTCATTTCTTTATACTCCCCGATCAGAAAAACAGCAACATACACCCCGCTGCCTACGGTTTTCCCGCGGTCACTGGGATTACCATTATCCCCATACCAGCGAATCGTGTGCTGCCCCACACCGGGTCTGCCGTCATAGAGCTTGGCCACCAGCTCACCGGCGAGATTGTAAATTTTGATGGTCACATCAACATCCTCGCGTACAAAATAATCAAAGGTCGTATAGTCCTGCTGGGACAGCCGTAAAGGGTTGGGATAATTCTGACGCAAAGAATTAAAAGCTTTCAAAATAGTCCAGGAGGCGGTGGCAGCGCAGCCATCTGCGGAAAGATTCTGTCCCTCACCACTCCAAAGTATCGAACCGTCAATCACCACATTACCCAAGGGCGCGTCCTGCAAAACATCCACTGTATAGTTGAGTGTGAAATTGGATTGCGGCGGTGCAATTTGCGGGTTGGCAGGAGCATGATTCACAGTAAAGCCGGCTTGACTGCCGTTGAAGTCCAGTGCCGAGGCGGTAATGGTGATCGGGTTAACACTGGTGTTTTGAACCTCCATGACAATAGCCAATCCCTTCTGACCCTGATAAACCCGCATCTCCGAACTGGATGTCCGGACAAGATTTAACAGACCCTGGATAACGTTCACAACATTGGAATCAACCGCGATTGCGGTAAGGGTGTTTCCCGAATTGTAGTCAATCGCCTGGGCCGCCGCATTGAAAGTAAGCGTACCGATTTCCGGCCCGGCAGTCACGAGCCAGGTAAAATCCTGACTGCCGCCGCCGGGAATAGTTGCTGTGGCCGGACTGGTATTGCCCACCACCGCCACCGAGGCATTGCCCGAAGCGGTCCAGGTCAAATTGACGGGTGCGGCAATCAACGCAGTGGCCTGACCGGCATTGCGGACCGTGAGTGTCAAGTCAAACTCCCGGTTGATCTCCGCATACTGATCTGCCGAAAAAGTGCAGCTCAAATTCACCGGTGTTTGCACAGTCACAGTATTGGAATCGGTGGCAGTCGAAGTAATCCCGGTCATGGTAAAAGAATCCACACCAAACGCATTGCCATTCAATAAAACATCACTCAGAGCACCGTCCACCTGATAAACCCAGGTGAAATCACGGCTCTCCCCCCCGGGGATGGTGGCCCAGGCGCCGGGTGTGGGACCTGATAGTTGAGAAGCATTTCCGGTGACTGCCAGCGCGGTCGGACTTACACTTAGCGCATCGGGACTGCCGTTATTAAACACTGACATGGTGACATTGATATTCTGGCCGATGCTGACCTGCGTGGGCGAGACGATGAGTGTGGATACGATTTCAGATGTCGGAACGGATAGGGTTAATATTGCATCAGGATCAGCACCTGCAGTATTTTCAGTAATCCAAATCTGATCACCTTCACCTTCCGTACCCGCAGTAACTGTTGTATGTGCAGGATAAATAAGGGTCTGTTCAACTTCCGGGCTTGCAATTGCAAAGGTTCTAAAATTCGGGGTACGATCAACAGCAGAAAATGTTGCATCAGTTGATAAAGCCAAAATATTATTCGGCACATTCACAAAGGCGGAACAAACACCCCTGTTAACCGTATCATACCAAGCTGTCACTTTTGTAGAACCATCCCGATTCCAGGCATTTATTGTTCTAACCGTAATGGTGTTAGCTATGCCGGCTGCCGAAATAATAATATCATCTCCCGTACTACCACCGCTTTGTGCTGATATTGTTAGGCCTGCTGCATCTG belongs to bacterium and includes:
- a CDS encoding PorV/PorQ family protein, which translates into the protein MKNYKRLFCVAVILIGTASAVQTSERGTTGADFLKIGLGAGAAGMGEAFTAVKGDVNAMFYNPAGLTGLEMNMLSATHLNWIAETQYEALAYARPVVGVGTLGTAIYFLHMPEIPSLDVNGNSTGMLQAYDLGVQFSYARDISPFVHLAGLSAGASLKIIHRKLADLSASGIALDLGTLYAMDEQLTFGLSFLNLGYLSSFDAESEQLPMMIRGGVGYEMRLAGRHAVLGTLDLVQALDNVIHANLGLEYSFADIVNLRVGYKLGYDTEGLQAGAGVQWRTMAIDYAFKLMDIFGGTHFLTASLGFGTSVRTMQADEIKKILQQAEAMYSQSKYAEALEIVEKAILVDADNQRALQLREKLKTVLMMLEMPQTEVTPEEPVESLPQELTPDEQEEMGAPQPEEVQ